The genomic interval AGTGCAGAAGATATAGACATCTGTAGCATTAGCGTTTTATGTAGTTGTTGTGATTTATGGAACTATTCCATCGTTCTCTCATGTAGTTCGGTTTTGGTGGTTCATTTAGTTTGACTAAAAGGATGGATTATTGTGTTTGATCCTTGATGTGGCTAGGTAGGAAGCCTTCTCAGACAAAGAGGAAAGTATCTTCAGATGTTGATAGCAAAGGTGTTAGTGCTGAAAATGGAGTTACCCTTACAGTGAATCAAAGCGAACCATGGACGATTTTTGCCCATAAGAAGCCTCAGAAAGGGTGGATAGCATATAATCCTAGAATCATGAGACCTCCACCTCCTATGGGGAATCCAAAGTTTGTCAAGGTTCTGTCTTGGAATGTCAATGGGCTTAGAGCATTGCTGAAATTAGAGGGATTCTCTGCCCTGCAACTTGCCGAAAGGGAAAACTTTGATGTATTGTGTTTGCAGGAGACTAAACTGCAGGCAAGTATATAATATATCATTTTGTAGCTTAgaaaatttcaatatattaTAGATAGTTTTATTGAGAAAGTCTCATTGTAGTATAAAACTTTCTCTGCCTTAGCTTACCGTGATATCTGCGTTAATTGGATCACTAGATATTTTACTGGAGTGCTTGAAGCACCTCTTACATCATTAATTCCTATGTGCAGACATAGTTATAGCAATTAGCAGCAAACTTATAAAGTGGCTGCTAAGGCATTTTCCCTCTTGATGGATGTTTGTCCTTGCAGAATGTTGATATACAATTATGTTAATATTGGATGTTTTTGCACTAACTTTAGTTGTGGGCATTTTGCTGTCATTTGATTCTATTTGACACCTAGGATTTGTTTTCATACAAATGTGAGTCAAGTTGTAATATGGCTCCTAATTGGAATTGGTTAAAAAGGGTTAGAAATGAGTAACCTTCTCAATTAAGTGGttgaaggttttttttttttttaaatattttcataactcAAACTGGCCAGGTAATACtagttttcttctttgagCGTCAAATGATGACCaaattgagaaattttgattgatttagTCATGGCTGCTCTAGCTTTAGATAATTGCGgaaacattttatttctttctgtGCAAAAATTCAGGACATGTTAGAATCTGACAATTTGTTGATATTATAAATTGCCAATAACATCTTTTTCCCTTGTGTTTGTATATGTGAGACTGTGCTTATTTGACTCTGTGTTTGTCTGTCCTTGTGAGAGTGTGTATTTTCTTTACATGTGTGTGTCTGTGTGCGCATGTATTTGTTTGTGTGTACATAAGAAATGTGAGCATCTTGGACTTGTTAATTTTCTTGATATATTGAAGGCacttattaattttgaaacagGAGAAAGATGTCAAGTCAATCAAACAGTCTCTCATAGAAGGATATGAGAATAGCTTCTGGACATGCAGTAATTCAAAACTTGGTTATGCTGGTACAGCAATAATATCTCGGGTATGCCTGTTCTTTCTAGGATTCAGAAGTGGCTTATCATATGTGTGGCCCTCAGATTATTTTGCACCTTTGGGGATAGAAAGTATGCCACACTTTTTATATCCCTATCTTGTTTATAAATTAGGACCTTGGGGTGACATATCAAGCAAGTATTCACTCTTTTGACGGCAGTGAGGTTACTTCTTAGAGTAGCTTCTGCTGGATTATATGTCTGCTAACTTAATACTCTTATTTGCTAGTTGCTTAATTTTGCAAGATATGCTTTAATGTTGGAAATGCTTGTCTCTTgcattgaaaatttgaaatattgttGATGGAATCGGCAGATTAGAACTTAAAACATCACAGTATCAAGTTTCATGTTTCTAGCTACCGTTCAGATTCTAATGATGAAATGGGACGTTGTGACCTGATACAGAAAACTATGGGAAAGGTGAAGACTAATCATACTTGATTAATCCATTTTGCGAATTTTAATCAACGGGATTTATTTCAATCTAATGAACTTACTGGGCACTAGGATTTGGTGTCTGTTTTCTTGATTCCATGTCTACTGTACATTTTTTGGGAGCTTGACCTTTTGAAATTCAAGTATCTTTTGCTGTTTCAATTGCTTTGCTTTTTATTAGTTTGCTGTTAAAAAATAGCAGTTGTCTGACAGATTAAGCCGCTTTCAGTCAGATATGGCCTAGGCAAATCAGATCATGATAGTGAAGGACGGGTTGTGACAGCAGAATTCgattctttttatttgttaagtGTCTATGTTCCTAATTCTGGGGATGGCTTGAGAAGGCTGGTAATTGgcttaaacacattttgtatGTTACTTGCCAATATTTGTCTTTTccatttgaatttttcaaactttttgacTGATGGCTTTGTTTTTAAATCCAGACATACAGGATTACAGAATGGGATCCTGCTCTTAGCAATTACATAAAAGTAAGCATGCTTATATTTCCCTTTCTCATTGTCATTTCATTTTTGActtagttattttagttttctgaTTTGTGCTCTATACTGGAGAGTTTAAGCATCCTCCCTGTCTTGCTTTCTCCTCTCCCCCCTTTGACTTGTTATTCATGCTTTGGCATATATAATCCTATGAATTCGCAGGAGACATTAGATTTGGGTCTTTAGATTTTGAGCAACGTGCATTTGAAAAGGTGATAGGTGCATATATTCCTCTGCTCAAAAAGCTGGTTCAAATCCCCCTTTCCTagttagaaagaaaaaaaagatttagggtaattaatttcttcattGCGAAATTGTCATCAATAATGTAGCAACATAttggttatttttttatattacttgtCCATTTGGATTAGTATGAAACAAATTATTGTAAGTTGCCAATTTTGTGACTTGTCAGTAATTATATTCTATTCAATTTACCAAAGGTTTCTCATCTGTTATGCCATCACCCTTTTCCAAGTTTTTTCTCTTGCTGAATGCTAGTTCTTTTAGCAGTATTCAGAATGCATATGCAGGGAAGGATGGATATTGaaagattaaatttttttagcaatttatttattaagtttgtaaattttatgggctcaattttttttaaaaaatatgtctaGGATATTTTAGATCTTTATATTAATTCGTTTTGCTTGTTTAGAGTAGTCTTTAAGTACCTacattaattttgattaaagtaGTGTATGCTGATGCTGATATCTATACTGTTGAGACTTAATTCGCTATCTTTCTCACTATTATTCCTCTTCTCTTCCTTCCTCCCTCTATTCTCCATTTACCTTTCTCTGTCCACTATTCCTGtagtttctctctctttctcttcctttcctcCCATAGTTCCCTGTGATTTCTCTCAAatatctattttctctctttgccTCATCTTTCTCCCTGCCTAATCTATTCCTCTTTCTGTTCTGTATCACAAAGTATTGTAGGTATCATAATTTCCTTTAAGGGGGCTTTTCTACATTCTTTCTTAATAGAACTAACTTTGTTCTTgcaaaacatatttaatttacCTTTTCCCTGTGAGACCTAATGCTTCAGCTGCTTCCCTTGTATGATGCAGGAACTGGAAAAGTCAAAGCCGGTCATTTTGACAGGGGATCTAAATTGTGCACATGAAGAGATAGACATTTATAACCCTGCTGTAAgtcattcaaaattttgatgttttttgTAGAACTCATGCTTTTATTTGACTAATAGCTTAACCAATATAAGCATATTTGTTTAATCAAAGAACTATTATAAGTGTTCTGCAAAGCAATAATTGATTAACAATCATTGCAAGTTCTTTCTGTCTTGTCACTCTGGGGCCATTGTTGATTACTAAGTTTGATATGTTACCTGCTTATCCTTGGATGATGGACTTGTCTAAAAACTATGAATTACTTCTCGTTTCCTTAGTGTTACATTTCATTTAGAGTTCTCTTATGCAAATACATATGGAAATATCTAGGGTGAGACAAGCCATCTCTTACcctttaaaattataatgacTTTAGATCTGAGAGGCAAGCGATGCAATACAACAGAACTCTGTTTCAGTCTTTAAACTGCTTGATGTTGGTTTTTATGACGTTCAATCACAGGAAAATAAGGTTCCTAAGCCTTGGTGTTCTGCTCAATGCATCAGGAATTTGTGAAATATACAAAATGCAGCCTCGTCTATTACTCCATCATAATGTTACTGGTTCCCTGATGCAAATTAGAGCAGCAACTCTGTTTTCAGTGAAATGTTATAATAGatgtttcaaattttaaaatgtagGGAAATAAAAGAAGTGCTGGGTTTACAATTGAAGAAAGGCAATCTTTTGGCACAAACTTCTTATCCAGGGGGTTTGTGGACACCTTTAGAAAGCAGCATCCAGGTGTTGTGGGCTATACTTACTGGGGTTATCGGCATGGTGTGCGCAAAACTAACAAAGGTGTGACATCCTACATTTTAAACTTACcctcttattctttttatccTTCTTCATTTGTAAGATTAATTTTGTGCCAATTTTTTTGAAGTATATGAGACCATTTCAAGTAGCCTTTGACTTGAGGATACTTCCTGTACCTCAAaatgattaatatttatttgtttatttatgcTGGGAATGGTCGAATTTTGTTTTGGCGTTGCTTCTAGAGATTAGTAAGATTTTTGAGGGGAGTTAATGTAACAGTCACTGTGATTAG from Theobroma cacao cultivar B97-61/B2 chromosome 5, Criollo_cocoa_genome_V2, whole genome shotgun sequence carries:
- the LOC18598841 gene encoding DNA-(apurinic or apyrimidinic site) lyase, chloroplastic, with the translated sequence MNQASPLGFKTLINLSSFAAAPRSLGVGRFVPSRGKVMGSKRRSFSTSSSIDDQNIDKKPKGVIDNNNPISDKPLLKNFKDDPGKIEAMTVQQLRTALRSAGVPAKGSKRDLVSALQCYLAKEIDGGSSFLADKQDPSNYDESISIRMEAGSIEDQVQDVNTISKVSRVQRSRRTLNQMQIKGETVEVDTKIVTIEQKLSVKTGRASGRKPSQTKRKVSSDVDSKGVSAENGVTLTVNQSEPWTIFAHKKPQKGWIAYNPRIMRPPPPMGNPKFVKVLSWNVNGLRALLKLEGFSALQLAERENFDVLCLQETKLQEKDVKSIKQSLIEGYENSFWTCSNSKLGYAGTAIISRIKPLSVRYGLGKSDHDSEGRVVTAEFDSFYLLSVYVPNSGDGLRRLTYRITEWDPALSNYIKELEKSKPVILTGDLNCAHEEIDIYNPAGNKRSAGFTIEERQSFGTNFLSRGFVDTFRKQHPGVVGYTYWGYRHGVRKTNKGWRLDYFLVSEAIADDVHDSYILPDVMGSDHCPIGLILKV